Proteins from a genomic interval of Acinonyx jubatus isolate Ajub_Pintada_27869175 chromosome B4, VMU_Ajub_asm_v1.0, whole genome shotgun sequence:
- the LOC106981135 gene encoding olfactory receptor 6C75 encodes MKNYTSVTEFILLGLTNDPQWQVVLFVFLLATYMLSVTGNLIIVTLTLSDAHLQTPMYFFLRNFSFLEISFTSVCIPRFLVTFVTRDRTISYNGCVTQLFFFIFLGVTEFYLLAAMSYDRYVAICKPLHYMTIMSSRVCTLLVFSSWLAGFLIIFPPILLLLQLEFCASNVIDHFICDASPILQLSCTNTRFLELMAFFLAVVTLMVTLTLVILSYTYIIRTILRIPSTSQRKKAFSTCSSHMIVVSLSYGSCIFMYIKRSARERVTLSKGVAVLNTSVAPLLNPFIYTLRNQQVKQAFKNVVQRMAFYSNK; translated from the coding sequence ATGAAAAATTACACCTCAGTAACAGAATTTATTCTTCTTGGATTGACAAATGACCCACAGTGGCAGGTTGTACTTTTCGTATTTCTTCTTGCTACCTACATGCTAAGTGTGACTGGGAACCTGATCATTGTCACCCTCACCCTTTCAGATGCCCACCTGCAGACGCCAATGTATTTCTTCCTTCGAAACTTCTCATTCCTAGAAATATCATTCACGTCTGTCTGCATTCCCAGATTCCTTGTCACTTTTGTGACAAGGGACAGAACCATTTCCTACAATGGTTGTGTGACTCagctatttttcttcatcttcttgggGGTGACAGAATTTTACCTTCTGGCTGCCATGTCCTATGACCGCTacgtggccatctgcaagcctcTCCATTACATGACCATCATGAGCAGCAGAGTCTGCACCCTTCTTGTCTTTAGCTCATGGCTTGCAGGATTCCTGATCATCTTTCCACCAATACTGTTGCTTCTACAGTTGGAGTTCTGTGCCTCCAATGTAATTGATCATTTTATCTGTGACGCTTCTCCAATTCTACAGCTTTCTTGTACAAACACTCGCTTTCTAGAACTCATGGCATTTTTTTTAGCAGTGGTAACACTTATGGTCACCTTAACACTAGTTATTCTCTCTTACACATACATCATCCGTACAATTCTGAGAATTCCTTCCACAAGTCAAAGGAAGAAAGCCTTTTCCACTTGTTCCTCCCACATGATAGTGGTCTCCCTCTCTTATGGAAGCTGCATTTTCATGTACATTAAGCGTTCTGCAAGGGAAAGGGTGACTTTAAGCAAAGGAGTAGCTGTGCTTAATACCTCAGTGGCTCCTCTCTTAAATCCTTTCATATATACACTAAGGAATCAGCAGGTGAAGCAAGCCTTTAAGAATGTGGTCCAGAGAATGGCCTTTtactcaaataaatga